Proteins encoded within one genomic window of Rhododendron vialii isolate Sample 1 chromosome 1a, ASM3025357v1:
- the LOC131302365 gene encoding disease resistance protein RPV1-like isoform X4, which translates to MDASRAEGCSSSSKPIPPQWVYDVFVSFRGADTRKNFTSHLFAGLEDNGIRTFRDDKELERGEFISDGLLKAIEGSRMSLIVFSKDYAGSRWCLDELVRIMVCRETLKQIVVPIFYDVVPSDVRKQTGDLQEAFAKHEKCFREGSDGKVEKWRAALTEAANLSGRHLLNEANGDEAELIKMIIKDVREKVNPIHLNVPDRQVGLDCRVAKLNVLLNMEFNFVRIVGIWGMGGIGKTTIAKRLYNIIQHKFERSGFLADVRETSQRPNGLVELQKKLILAILKRSCEVSNSHEGVEVIKKIAFGRKKVLLILDDVDNVQQLKALAIDRDSFAPGSRIIITTRDKYLLKILELGEKEIYGPEKLDEDESLELFSWHAFKEDHPLEDYLDLSRQIVHYAGGLPLALEVLGSYFRGESIPQWERAIAKLRKVPADDVLGKLKISYESLSEQLKKLFLDTACFFVGIGRDFTIKILEGRYDIFVDDEIRKLADRCLIKYDRHDQIVMHDMIRDMGREIVRQESLDLGKRSRLWYRDDILKVLRDGTGTEAVKGLILNATDVQVNANPFEKMDKLWYRELVLEVRRVGMGTEVVEGRLLNFNDPKDVLVNAKAFEKMNNLWLLHLDYVHLTTGYEHISRRLLWLSWKGFPLNCIPWNFSMEMLVALDLRYSSLKQVWNRNMILDKLKFLYLSHCHYLTRTPDFSGLYSLEELLLNDCKSLEKVDKSIRYLNKLVVLDMKNCTKLRKLPSGILMLKSLKRLDLSGCSNLGNSAVFVGPLNKLWCSFFSSWTLPPKCVDSIGFSLIPVQPTSCLMELNLKDCHLSYLPDEIGNLIALRTLNLAGNNLSTLPDTIVKLSCLKDLLVENNKLSHLPSEIGDLDSLETLRLGGNKGFRALPESICELVRLRVLSLYGCNLSHLPSEIGGLTSLEYLYISGNNICTIPDSISSLHRLDAFFLNNCAKLRSLPKLSTCTSVSAEHCPSLERLPLELDQLGRRVCYSESNKLAENSYLTSLLKQLPRSKGLSELQHAVDILVPVAGDEEVRIWFPYQDGRGPNVSFVVPPSPSPSVNQKMVGWILRLLVWHPGGLHIRDVIFNKIEKRGLFNLVVFHRTEVDLVWLLYIPQGYARLRLKGGDEVEIPIIAYDNAVVKNWAIDVIYAADDELHKGNNTLYQVVGPI; encoded by the exons ATGGATGCCTCGCGGGCTGAAGGATGTTCTTCCTCTTCCAAACCCATCCCACCGCAATGGGTATACGACGTCTTCGTGAGTTTCAGAGGTGCTGATACTCGTAAAAACTTTACCAGCCATCTGTTTGCTGGTTTAGAAGACAACGGTATTCGCACATTCAGGGATGACAAAGAGCTCGAAAGAGGAGAATTTATTAGCGATGGACTACTGAAAGCAATTGAGGGTTCCAGGATGTCTTTAATTGTGTTCTCAAAAGACTATGCTGGGTCGAGGTGGTGCCTTGATGAACTTGTGAGGATCATGGTTTGCAGGGAGACTTTGAAACAGATTGTCGTGCCCATCTTTTATGATGTTGTTCCATCCGACGTGCGGAAGCAGACGGGGGATCTTCAAGAGGCATTTGCCAAGCATGAAAAGTGTTTTAGAGAGGGATCGGATGGCAAGGTGGAAAAGTGGAGGGCAGCTCTTACTGAAGCTGCCAATTTGTCAGGTCGACACTTGCTCAATGAGGCCAACGG AGATGAAGCAGAGTTAATTAAGATGATCATTAAAGATGTTAGAGAAAAAGTAAATCCAATACATCTAAATGTTCCAGACCGCCAAGTTGGACTAGACTGTCGTGTTGCAAAGCTCAATGTATTGCTGAACATGGAATTCAACTTTGTTCGCATTGTTGGCATATGGGGCATGGGTGGAATTGGCAAGACTACAATTGCAAAAAGGCTGTATAATATCATCCAACACAAGTTTGAACGTAGCGGTTTTCTCGCAGATGTCAGAGAAACTTCGCAGCGACCAAATGGTCTGGTTGAGTTACAAAAGAAACTTATTTTGGCTATATTAAAAAGAAGTTGTGAAGTAAGTAATTCTCATGAAGGCGTCGAGGTTATAAAGAAGATAGCTTTCGGTCGAAAAAAGGTTCTTCTTATTCTGGATGATGTGGATAATGTCCAACAATTGAAGGCTCTAGCCATAGATCGAGATTCCTTCGCTCCTGGAAGCAGAATCATCATAACAACAAGAGATAAGTATTTGCTAAAAATCCTTGAATTGGGTGAGAAGGAGATATATGGGCCGGAGAAATTGGACGAGGACGAATCCCTTGAGCTCTTCAGTTGGCATGCCTTTAAGGAAGATCATCCTCTAGAAGACTATTTGGACCTTTCACGTCAAATTGTGCATTATGCTGGAGGGCTGCCATTAGCTCTTGAAGTTTTGGGTTCCTATTTCCGTGGTGAGAGCATACCTCAATGGGAAAGGGCAATAGCAAAATTAAGAAAAGTTCCTGCTGATGATGTTCTTGGAAAACTTAAGATAAGTTATGAATCGCTTAGCGAGCAACTAAAGAAGTTGTTCCTAGATACggcatgtttttttgttggaatagGTCGAGATTTTACTATAAAAATATTGGAAGGCCGCTACGATATTTTTGTAGACGATGAGATTCGAAAACTAGCCGACCGGTGTCTCATAAAATATGACCGTCATGACCAAATTGTGATGCACGATATGATAAGAGACATGGGCAGAGAAATCGTCAGGCAAGAATCTCTTGATCTTGGGAAGCGTAGCCGATTATGGTATCGTGACGATATCCTTAAAGTTCTGAGAGATGGCACG GGAACTGAAGCAGTTAAAGGCCTCATCCTAAACGCTACGGATGTTCAAGTGAATGCAAATCCATTTGAAAAGATGGACAAACTGTGGTATCGTGAGCTTGTCCTTGAGGTTCGGAGGGTTGGCATG GGAACTGAAGTAGTTGAAGGCCGCCTTctaaattttaatgatccaaaaGATGTCCTAGTGAATGCTAAggcatttgaaaagatgaacaaCCTGTGGCTGCTTCATCTCGATTACGTTCACCTAACTACTGGTTATGAACATATTTCTAGAAGGCTATTATGGCTAAGCTGGAAAGGCTTCCCTTTGAATTGTATACCATGGAATTTTTCTATGGAGATGCTAGTTGCTCTCGATTTGCGTTATAGCAGCCTGAAACAAGTTTGGAATAGAAACATG ATTCTGGACAAACTAAAGTTCCTTTACCTCAGTCACTGCCATTACCTAACCAGAACCCCTGACTTCTCTGGACTCTACTCTCTTGAGGAACTATTGCTTAATGATTGCAAAAGTTTGGAGAAGGTTGACAAGTCTATTAGATATCTGAACAAACTTGTTGTCCTGGATATGAAAAACTGTACAAAACTTCGGAAGCTTCCCTCTGGCATTTTGATGTTGAAATCTCTCAAACGTCTTGATCTCTCTGGCTGCTCCAACCTAGGAAACTCAGCGGTATTTGTAGGACCGCTAAATAAATTATGGTGCTCGTTCTTCTCATCGTGGACGTTGCCACCAAAGTGTGTGGATTCTATTGGGTTTTCACTCATCCCTGTCCAGCCCACCAGTTGCTTAATGGAATTAAATCTGAAAGACTGCCATTTGTCATATTTACCGGATGAAATAGGGAATCTAATCGCATTACGGACTCTGAATCTTGCCGGAAACAATTTGAGTACCTTGCCGGATACCATTGTTAAGCTGTCTTGCTTGAAGGATTTGTTGGTGGAAAATAACAAGCTCTCACATCTTCCTAGCGAAATTGGGGATTTGGACTCTTTGGAGACTTTGAGACTTGGGGGTAATAAAGGTTTCCGTGCCCTTCCAGAAAGTATATGCGAACTTGTTCGCTTGCGGGTATTGAGTTTGTATGGCTGCAACTTGTCTCATCTGCCCAGTGAAATTGGTGGGTTGACCTCGCTAGAGTATTTGTATATTTCGGGAAATAATATCTGCACCATACCAGATAGTATCAGTAGCCTTCATCGCTTGGATGCCTTCTTTTTGAATAATTGTGCAAAGCTCCGATCTCTTCCAAAGCTTTCAACATGTACTTCTGTGAGTGCAGAGCATTGCCCATCATTAGAAAGACTACCACTTGAACTGGATCAGCTAGGGCGGCGCGTGTGCTATTCGGAATCCAATAAATTAGCTGAGAACAGTTATTTAACTAGTCTCTTGAAACAACTCCCCAGGAGCAAG GGGCTCTCTGAACTTCAGCATGCTGTTGATATTCTTGTTCCAGTAGCAGGGGATGAGGAAGTTCGTATTTGGTTCCCATACCAGGATGGTAGAGGCCCAAATGTATCTTTTGTGGTGccgccttctccttctccttctgtGAACCAAAAAATGGTGGGTTGGATTCTACGCCTATTAGTCTGGCATCCCGGCGGATTACATATTCGAGACGTGATCTTCAATAAAATCGAAAAGAGAGGATTATTCAATCTTGTAGTCTTTCATCGCACCGAGGTAGATCTTGTGTGGCTTCTGTATATACCACAGGGTTATGCAAGATTGCGATTAAAAGGCGGTGATGAAGTGGAGATCCCAATAATTGCATATGATAATGCAGTGGTAAAGAACTGGGCGATAGATGTCATTTACGCGGCTGATGATGAGCTTCACAAGGGCAACAACACTTTGTACCAAGTAGTGGGGCCAATTTAG